The Glycine soja cultivar W05 chromosome 15, ASM419377v2, whole genome shotgun sequence region TAACTTTGGATCCATGCTGTGGGTAGATTCTGCCTTGTGGAGCCATCAGTGACGAGAAGTTTAGATCTATGAAGAAGTTTGATATGTTGATGTAAGTTACAGTGAAGAAAGTTGAGATCATAGGCAGGGTGTGTGTGGGAAAGGATTTGGGAGAATCAATGAATTAAAGGGTATGGCGATTGAGATATGATAGGTAGGCAAAGAAGACATTGAATGTGTTAGATAAAGTTGAGGGATGTTTCCTGTTGGAGAGACAATGCACTGGTTTAATGGTTTGTTCACCAATGAAAATATAGTCCACAGAGTGCAAATGTGTTGTTCGGTCCTTTTGGGAAATTGGAAAACTGACTTTGGATTGTTAGTGAATAGTGACTGAGTGACATGAATTCCCTAATCCCTACATCCCTAGGGAAGATCACTTTGTCCTTTCTGCTCCCATCAAATTTCCTTCCTATTCTTCACTAATTTACTAATTGCTTTTCAACTCAATTATTTTGGGTTGATTAATGAAGATAAAACAAAGGTAGTAAATAAAAAGAGACTATACCCTAGTAAAATAATCCCTTATACCCTCATCACGGGTTGAAATAGAGACACGAGGCTATttgtactttttaaaataaaaaagaaaaaataatacaaataattttattttgatcatttatatttttaaaaattttactttaatacattaaattttaaaaattttattttaaaatttttaaaagttttattttattaatttcttttgtcttccattaaaaatgttaatacTATGCAAAGTTTttcatttacttatatttattgttttgtcaaaatttaaaacatgaaaaaagcactaatggtttaaaaaagaaaaaaagaaatgatcaaatgaaactttaaaaagataaagaattaaaataattttttttcaatttaatattttaaaatgaaactttcaaaaatgactaaaataatttttttaaaacttaatctaaaaaagtgaaaaatactATTTAACCTTTACTTTTCATAAAGaagtattttatttctcttaatacgaaagaatatttttttatttgagtttatttattcgattaataatatttttcttcacaATCTCCGAAAGAAGAGGAACAGAGATAGCAGGGGCTCTGGCGAGTAACAATTGTATGGACACAGTCCTAAGAGGGAGATGTTAGGTACAACCAATTAAAATGCAACACGACATAAAATAACAAAGGCTCTCATCTCTGTCTTGTTATCTTCTTCTTCCCCACCGCTTCCACGGAGGAATGAGAAGAGCGGACGGTGTACACGTGTCATTCAATTGTTGGCAGTGTATAAATGTGACATGTTGGGTCTGTGTTTTCTCGGGGCGCGTGAAGGCATCCAAAGGCTGTTATTAAAATCCGTACTCTGATCGGACGGTAAACGTGATAGTGTAGAATCAGGTGCATGTAGTGTAGGGTTAAACTCAACAACAGTTACACACACTTACGTAACGTAACTGTTCAGATCATTACGGTACGTACTCCCGTACCTTTTCTCCCCTCCTGTCTGTCTTTGTCCCTTTCAGAATTCCCAAACGCAAAATTACCAATTCCTCCTTTTTTATGCTCTACTTCTTCTGcactttctattttctttttctttcatttttttttcaattgttcaTTTCCACACTTCATGTAGTTGAAAATAGTGATCCAGATAGAAATGCATTTGGCAATAAATCTAACTTCATGCAGTCTACATCCCCTTAATATCATCCTAGCATTAGCTTTTTGCATTCTGATTGCATATCacttttaaatgataaataaaatataatcaggTGTATGAAACCCACGCAAAATGgcctctttttatttattttttaattttagaaaaaagacataattatacttattaacgtgattcaaataaaattcaacccaAGAGACAGGAAATTTTCGTTTCAACATTAAAATGCAAAGGAGAATAATAATACAATTATGTCCAGGCCTCTGGAGAAACTAATAAAATTCCTCGTCATTATCAACTGAAAGATAACATTACAACAGATATACAAAGTTACAAACTGCAGTATGCCCAATTTTCCTCTACACTCAGAAGAAAGAACTATAATTAATCTGTTGATCAAACCAATTGACACCCCTTCAGTCTTCTATAGGTTAGTCATACAGACCCTCTTGTTCCCAGATGTCCACAAGAAAATCAACCATTTCCTAACAATATTTACATAAACAAGCAAAATATCAGATAACCCTTCATAGTTACTTAAGCTTAGAAGTAGACCCTTACCGCAAGGGGAATATGCTGAGGGAATGGCTTGTTGCTCCCCAGTAAACTTTCATATGTTGCATTCCAACTGCAAAGCCATATATGTTTTCATCAAGCCACAAATAGAATTGGTGTTTTGACCAATTTGTCAACTTGTATAAGGTCTTATTAAGATAAACTTTCCCTTAAACACTTTCAGGAGAAATCAATTAAACTTTtcccataagttaaaattatgcATATCAACTATGGAGAAGTTAGATGACAGTTTCTACTAAGTTAAAATACACAAGTAAATTTTAACTCATTGGAGAAACTCAATTCATttaatcttcttattttcttttcctacaACTACAAGTGACTACAAGATTCTTAGCGAAGACAGGGGTGATTGGGAAGAGGCTGGGGATGACAATGGGGTGTTCAGCAGGTTGTGGAAGTTGAAGGTTCCAAGCAAGGTTGCACATTTCAGTTGAAGGTTGTTGAGGGACAGAATTCCAACaaggataattttttagaaagaaaTGTGGATCTAAAGGAGTGTAGATGTCCTTGGTGTTTGTTGGTGGATCAAGATTGATCACTACAAAATTTGGATttaattgatagtcaattttggctaagaatgattagaattcctttattttactgttgtttttaataaaataatgaggaatttaatatcatgttaatttttttaccaGCAGGATTCAAAAGAAGTACATTACAAGTGCTTTGaaggaaaattgatgcaaaaacttaaagaaaaaaactttaagGAAAAAGTTAAAGATGAGACAGCTCGCTTAGCACACAAGTCAGGCTCAGCGCACCTCCTCACTTAGCGGTCAAACTCAAGCTTAGCGCAAAGAAGACCCACGAATAAACCTaaaggcgcgcttagcgtgaaATCCCACACCAAGCGCGTGAACACCTCGCTAAACCCAGACATTGTCGTGCTCAGCGCGTGATCGCTGGCGCACCTAGCGTGAAGTTGCATAGATTTTAAGCTACCTTGGACCTATAAAAAGAGTAGAAAGCAAAGGAGAAATACACACCAAGACTCAAAACTCTTTATTGAATACACCTAAAGCCTTAGCATCTCTCATAGGAGAAACCCTCTCTCTCTAGCCATTCTCCCCTCTTCCTTTATcaatccttcttcttcttccatccatattagtccctaaaatGTAAAGTCTTTTATggcaatgagaggctaaaccccaaTTATTGAGAGTCTAACAGCCAAAGGTCCTTGTAATGTAATAtttcttactatctatttaatgcaatgTCAATTTCTATTGTTTCTTTCTCGTGCTTTATTGTTATACGGCTTGATCATCCATGCATTTGTTTAGGAGTTAGGCATTAGGAAGTGTTTAATTTCTAAAGAATAGGGTAAGGACATCTAAACAGCTCATTGCTAGGGATAAAGTGATTTTGTTTTGCCTATGCATACATCTCAAAACTTCATGCAATTTACtgttttatctttgcaaagAGATTTGGAAGagagaatagataaattaggctctttatCGCAAGGGATCAGGGTTGAGTATTTTAATAGATGTGGGTGAAAATtagaataacattaaatagaaaaacatattaatattacatcagGGGTGGTTAGACATGATAGAccccaacatatttaaattatgaagTTATCCTTTGCATTTAATCTTGTTTATtctacttgtcttttattttctaattctttctttcttctttccattACAATTTCCTATCTCTTGCTTGCAAATTGGGTATACATCAACTActcaagtacaaacaaagtccctgtggattaGACACTCGGACTTTCGAATAAACTTTACTACTTAAAacgaattggtacacttgccaatgagttaacaaaGATGCTTCACACTTATTTTTTAACTGTGATAGAACAATACCAATGTGGTGGGAGTGTCGCTCATGGCTAGGAGTGTCTACAGTATTGCCACAAACACCAAAGGAACACTTCTTACAGCACTCATACTGCTGTATGGAAGGAGTGTTTTAGAATAGGTGGCAAACAATGTGGGTAGCTTTGACATGCCATATATGGCACCATAGGAACAAGATGACTTTCTCTAATGAAGAATTCGATGGTCAGAAAGTGATGGAGGAGgcaattttcttttgttggttGTGGCTGAAAAACATGGAAAAGGATTTTGAAATACCTTATCATGTATGGACCAGCAATATTAAGGTTGGCCTTTTGTGTGAAGGGGGATAAGGTCTTTTGTGGGAGGGATATATCACGCTTTTCATCAGTGTTTTGGTACTCTAATATATACTGCATTCAGAATATATTAGAATCCCAAACCGGAACAGTGATGATAATAGCGTGGTAGTATGTACAGAaaatagtacctctggtacagCTAAcaacttttattctttattaataatatatatacatatttttgttgataaaaaaagtgCCTATAAAAAAGTTGATTTAAATAGGACCTAAACACAGTACACAAATCAGCAGCAGAAGAAAGTagtactaaaataaaatgaacttgcATCCTTGCAATAATCCTAACACACTTGCTACACATGGATTCTCAAAAAGGTGCTAACTAACAAAGGTATTAACAAACGTTATGAAAAATACTCTAAAACATCTGTTAGACTTGTGCGTTCTCAAAATTACAAAGCATGATGGATTAAAGCAGGAATAAAAGCAAATGGGTGCTATAGGTATCATTAGCCCTCCTCTCCAATAAAacccaacaaataaaaaataattaaaaattgatgaaGCAAAAATTGCGGGTAAAACCAATCAAACAATGCAGTTTACCTCAATTTGGGTTCTCGCAACTGTTCAGTTTGGTTCTTAGACCGTTTATTTCCTATCCAACCTTGCCGTGTCTGATTCCATAGAATAAGACCTGCCAAATAAAATCTCATGTTAACAATTTATTCCCTTTCCTTCCTTGCCAATTTTCACACGTAGACTTTCaactaaaataagaaatgatTGCACCATTATCACCTCTTCCAAAATCTCACATACTAAACTTTAATATAGGTAGAGATAGACAGTGAACAACATATAAATGGGGAGACAATTAAAAACTGACTAAAAATATCCACAAAGCTTATTCAGTGATAAAACAATATCCTATCCACGTCAGGTCAGAAAGATTGGAGAAAAGCATATATCACTATATCAGTGGCAAACAAATAAAGAGGTGACCACCTACAAAGTTAAAAACATATGAACGTCACATGACCAAAAAGAAAAGTACATGAACTGTGATCTTCAAACCTAGAAAaagattttcttttgaaaatcaaatataacaaTGTGTCATGTAGGTATCAGATCCCTCAAAAAGATAGCAAGTAGCAACCACGTCACCTCTATAAAGTGAGACAGTAGGTGAAAGCTGGGCTGAATCACCACTACACTCAAACCACATTTCATATATTATCTCAACATGTATCAGGTACATTTTTCCAGACACACAGAATGGTCCGCACAATAACGAATCCCATGGGTTAACTAATTTTGTCATAAACAAATTCAATTAATCCACCAATAGGTGATTTCAGCTTTTGTTGTGCAAAGCAAAgccatataatatattttttctttcaattttttcatatgttaatataatgaaataccagaaaaataaaagcaatgTAGTATACCATGATTCACAAACTCAGTGGGGTTGCATGAACCTCCATGAGGATCTGCAGCTTGGTTTGTTATACTGGCTGATGAGATGCTTCCCTGTGACTGAACAGCACTGTTGTCCATATCATGCGTGCTGGTGATCCAGAAATCTTCTGATGTGCTAGGTTTCTTTGCTGCCTTACCTTGTTTCCTCAATCCTTTTGGCGGAACATCTGCAGTAGCAATTAGTGGGGGCTTTTTAAAGGGTCCAAGACAACCACTGCTCTGTTACAATCACATTAAATTCTGTTATGCATGGTGATATAATCATATTCATATCCACATGATTGTCTAAATCAtcctccacaaattcaaatattgCAATTTAATAGCCACAACTTGGTTAACTcactaaaattattcttttatctatttaaatgGTTAGTGCAGAATTTTCCTCCCAAcggagaaaaaacaatagcaaaTCACAACTatatccaacaacaacaacaaaaaatcaaatgactAGATTTTATATCAGTGTGATCATATTCCTATGTAAGCACAACTAAACAAACTACATAAGGGCCATCTTCCTCAGTCCCGTATTAAAGCTTCCATTTCTGTGTATCCATAGCGAGCAAAAAGTATTTTCAATGTGATACAATAATAGTGCGTTCACTGTCTATCTACATTGAGACCAAATAGAAGAATAACAATCACGAACATTCTAATAGGGTATTATCTAACAACCAGCTAAATGACAAGTATATAGACAAAAAGGCATTCTCCTTCAAGCTAATCGGCATCAGATCTTTAGCTACAAATCTAAGAATTATCATCTAAACGGGGATGCTCTTTTAAAATGTTGAGAGGTTATGAATTTTGACAACTTTCGAAACACTGTAATGTGCACTCACATGTTTTTAGCAAACAGAGAAATACTTATTCGCTCCCGGTTTAAGATGAGGAAAATTATGGATACCCATAAAGGGGAAAAGGAAACAATGGAAGAAAAGGATATAAATTTGTTTGGTGATAGTTGGATTGAGAAAGCATACATACCCCATATGCATGCAGTGTAGTGAGATCTGCTGCAATGAAGAAGACAGAACCCGATTCCAGGGAGTAATCCTGaaaattcaaaagaataaaaaacaaaacgaTGAAAAGGTGAAGTGAAATTTCTTTATTAAGTTTGGAAAAGGTGAAGAAAAGAgagttgttgatgatgatataTATGGAAAAACAGACCTGTCGTGGCTGGCTGTGTTCCTCCCTTCCGATGAGGGAGGGGACTGCCGTTTTCGACTCTcttctgtttcttcttcttttccacCTATAGAGCCATTATTTGCCGATAATGTCCCGGTTTTTAttggacaaaacaaaaataccactattcatttattatttatttttagttataggggaatcttaaaaaaaaaaaacaaaaaaaaagttattgatgGAGTGGCATGTCAATAATagttttcatataaaatttttactggttgtcataaaatttaaaaaatatacatttttgagtctcttcaaaaattttaaagttttttattctatcaaaattaaaatgtgtcaTTTTTCTTAACAAAGTTTGAATATTCTAAATgggtgtataatttttttatattaattatatgaataacaagtgtaaaaatattatatttacattGGTTAACCAATATAAAAACACATAATCATAGGTTtgaatatcatttaattttttctgaACCAAAAAAGacacattttaattatataaaaacaaaaaatatattaaaatttttataagacaaagcatatatattttcaattttctgagagaaaaaacattttggtctataaattttatagaattatatactacacaatatatatatttatatataatattataaacaattaTCAACAAagttatacaaatattttttaaaccccTAAAGATATATTATCAGTAAAGAGTAATCCTTAAAAGCTATTTAATTCAAGATAAGTATAAgtgttttaatttatacatataaaataatagaggattaaaattaatattaagattaagaatttaagataagatgaataataataaaagttaagaaaTTCAAGACACAAAATGATTATATATGAGAATAACTTATTTAGTTTGAATAGACAAAAGTCTTGTATGCATCGGTCTGTGATCTAGCGGCTAGGGTAAGAGCTTTGGcgagggaaaaaaaaagacgAGAAATTCACAAGACTACATACCGAAAAACCCTATTTATTGAGAGCGGACGCCGTTAGAGAGGAGCTGCCAACAGAGAGCATTGAGGTTCCGCACACCACAGCGAGCGATTGACCTTCACTGCTTCAATTTTACACCCTCTCTCTGTTTGGTGATggattttgaatcaaattatgATATTGCTGCCTCTGCCAACTTCATTCACACTCACAACTTCATCAGAGTTGCTTTACAAGTAAACTAAcaccctctctctttctttataCTTGTGCAAATTGATGCTTTGCTCAATTGCAATCATATTCTTGTCTCAATTTCAGTTTCCAGATAATCTCCTAAAACATTCAACTAGAGTGGTCACTGCTCTGCGCAACACACTTCAATCCACAGAGGTAGGATTGTTTGTGATGGCCGACACGGCCTATGGCAGTTGCTGTATTGATGAAGTTGGAGCATCACACATTAATGCTGATTGTGTCATACATTATGGTCATACTTGTTTTAGTCCGTCAGTActtctaaaacattttttatatcctTTTCAATTTCAGTTTAATTAAGAGTTGAGATTCTATTTCATTATTTCATATGCTTCTGTTGAATCTTCTTTTCTCTGTGCAGGACAACAACTCTACCagccttttgtgtttttgggaAGGCTTCCATTTGCATAGCTGATTGTGTTGAAAGTATGTCAAAGTATGCACTGACAAATAGTAAGCCTATCATGGTAtaactacttttttttaatcgttTCTTGACTtgtattcatataaattaaCTGAATTTTGTAACGTATGTGGAATAATGTAGCTGCAATTGTCCTTTAGTGATGATAACTGTTCAGTCTATAAACCGGACTTTCACATCTTTATGAAGTTTTTGGGAATGATTTACATTACTTTGCTCGAATTGATTTTTTCAGCTTTTTTTTTGCAAGCATAGATAAGAAGATTATTGGTATGTTTGTACCATATAAGTTTCTGGCATTTGTGCGCTTCATGGACCATCTGCTTCCATTCCAATTGCAGGTCCTTTTTGGGCTGGAGTACGCACACTCAATGCAACGGATTAAAGAAGCACTGCTAGAATCATCAATGTCATGCAGATTTGACCCTAAGTCAGAAGTTCACTTTGCTGATGTTCCATCTTCAATTATGTTTCCATCAAAagatattaaaaagataaacgTACTCCAAGAACCAGTCAGTGATTGCAATGGAGCAAGTGGGACTATGTATAGCATTGGAGGATTGACATGGAAATTACCTGAGGGACAAAGCATGGATGACTACTTGGTCTTTTGGATTGGACATGATGATTCAGCTTTTGCTAATGTTGTGCTCACATTCAATGCCTGTGAAATAGGTTGATAGTCTTCCGTCCTTTATTAAATAGGTTTTTTGGTGAATcatgattttaattattgtgATTCTCTTGTTTTTAGTCAGATATGATGCAAATGAAAATCGAATGGTGACAGACCTGTTTCAACATAGGAGGATTCTTAAACGTAGGTATGTAAACACAATATAAACACACTACTCTGTTGTGTAAGCCATCTTATGTCTTCAAAATTTACTAAGCTAGGGTGATGACTATGCAGATATTACCTGGTGGAGAGAGCTAAAGATGCTAATATTGTTGGGATTTTAGTTGGAACTCTTGGTGTTGGTATGTTTTACCGTCAATATTTTGGTTTTTCATGCATGATTATTGCTAAAGTAACATGATCATACAGAGAATTATATCGTCACATTCCTTATGAAGCGTTATAATATCACACATTGCCTAAAAACATTTGATTTGAATGTTGTTGCTTAGTGAGGAAAGATCTCAAGAGTGAATCCTTGTTGTTAGTAACCTTGAATGAAATGAGAAGAATGATTGCCTGACTGGAGGAACATTATTCTGTGAGATAAGGCATCATTTGATTATTGCCTATGATCACAGAATATTCAGTTATATGTTGATTGTTCATAGTCTTAATCATGGTTTAGGTAGCTAATGGCCCACAGGAATGAATAACAAATGTGAAAACTATCTCATACagctttaaattttttgttttctttttatttacaaGAGAAATGGGATTTAATTAAACATATTGCATACTGATGATGCAGCTGGTTATCTTCACATAATCAATCAGATGATGGAGCTCATTACTGGGGCAGGCAAGAAGGCATATACTTTGGTTATGGGAAGACCGAACCCAGCTAAACTTGCTAACTTTCCTGAGGTGAAGTTTATTACATTCTTAGTATATACTTTAGTCTGCCTTTACGTCTGAAAACTTTCTAACAGTTTGATTTTTATCAGTGCGATGTTTTTCTATACGTTTCTTGTGCCCAAACTGCTCTGCTGGATAGCAAAGAGTATCTAGCTCCAGTTATTACTCCCTTCGAAGCAATGATAGCTTTCAATAGGTACGCTATCATTGTTAAACGTAATTTTATGTCGaaatttgtttctttgctaGTGTTCTTACTTCTTATAGATTGCTGATAGGTTTATGTAgcctctatttttaatttatttaaaacctGGCTATAGTCAATGGATAATAACCTCTACCCTTAGAAAGGAAATAACCAAATGGTCATCTACTGGTAGCTAACTTCCAGGTTAGCTTAAAAGTTTTTAACTTCCAGAAACAAAAGACTCATTTGCTTTGCATGAACTACCAAGTTgtaatttcttttcttattaagTTTCATATAACTATATCTGTTTCCTAGAAACCTTTGATCTGGTCACTGTATCTGTTCTCAACTATGATGATTAAGAATATGTAAGCTGTAAATTCCCAAATAAACACACCCATTTACCAAGTCACTTGTAGCCTGCCAAATGCTTTGTCTTTGATATTCTTAGATGTTGGTAGAAAATTTGTTGTGTTTTATTCGTTTTATTGAACAATCAATGTTGTGTCTTGGACATGCTTTTTTTCTATGAAGATATATaggatttataaattttatgacaCCAATATATCcctgaataaaatattttgatttatatatatatatatatatatatatatatatatatatatatatagagagagagagagagagagagagagagagagagagagagagagagaatactGGAATATGTAGCTTAATTTCTCTCCAAGctttacaattataaatttatgatttacttgatttctgaTGTGACCATATTAATCTTGTTTCCAGGGGAAGCCAATGGACAGGAGCCTATGTCATGGAATTTCGAGATCTAATTAATTTGCCTCAAATGGAAGTTGGAAaccaggaagaagaagaagcacgaTTTTCATTCTTGAAGGGTGGATACGTTgaagattttgaaaatcaagGTAGTTTCTACTTTCTATTCCTTGCTTCTATGCTTGCAACTGAATGATTACTTTAATTagggattttaaaaaaaataattatattcgtAATTCTGAGATAATAGAATAATTAGTGAAGATGTTATTGTCAATGACATTGGACAATCTGCATAAAAGGAAAGTTCCCTTGAAGAGATTCTGTTCAATTGTAATTCCACCATATTAGAACATCTAAACTGGCATGAGATTGTAGCTCTTTcatggaataaaaaaatttcagctGCTATAGCCCTTAAATTGTCACACGAGCTACCGCCGCATGATTGTACAAACCCATTTTAcctctaattttcttttttagattttaaaactGGTAAAAGTGGTTGATGTTTTCCACCAGAAGAGAAGGGGGGAAAGTTGTTTACAGGTTTTGTTGGTGGTTTTTCATGTGCATATAATAATGCTGGTAGTAATTTGATTGTTTATTCTATGTTATCAAATAAgatcatatataattaattttttttatcactaagcTTGTATTTCATCAGAAAATgttgaagaagaaagagaaactcTAGCTTTAGTAAATGCAACAGAAAAGGCACTGCAGTTGCGGAATAACTCTAACGTTCTAATGAAAGGGAGTGCGAGATCAGGAGCGGAATTTTTGGCAAATCGATCTTATCAGGGTCTGAACATGT contains the following coding sequences:
- the LOC114385755 gene encoding uncharacterized protein LOC114385755 isoform X2, with translation MDNSAVQSQGSISSASITNQAADPHGGSCNPTEFVNHGLILWNQTRQGWIGNKRSKNQTEQLREPKLSWNATYESLLGSNKPFPQHIPLAEMVDFLVDIWEQEGLYD
- the LOC114385755 gene encoding uncharacterized protein LOC114385755 isoform X1 — its product is MHMGGCLGPFKKPPLIATADVPPKGLRKQGKAAKKPSTSEDFWITSTHDMDNSAVQSQGSISSASITNQAADPHGGSCNPTEFVNHGLILWNQTRQGWIGNKRSKNQTEQLREPKLSWNATYESLLGSNKPFPQHIPLAEMVDFLVDIWEQEGLYD
- the LOC114388507 gene encoding 2-(3-amino-3-carboxypropyl)histidine synthase subunit 2 isoform X2, yielding MDFESNYDIAASANFIHTHNFIRVALQFPDNLLKHSTRVVTALRNTLQSTEVGLFVMADTAYGSCCIDEVGASHINADCVIHYGHTCFSPTTTLPAFCVFGKASICIADCVESMSKYALTNSKPIMVLFGLEYAHSMQRIKEALLESSMSCRFDPKSEVHFADVPSSIMFPSKDIKKINVLQEPVSDCNGASGTMYSIGGLTWKLPEGQSMDDYLVFWIGHDDSAFANVVLTFNACEIVRYDANENRMVTDLFQHRRILKRRYYLVERAKDANIVGILVGTLGVAGYLHIINQMMELITGAGKKAYTLVMGRPNPAKLANFPECDVFLYVSCAQTALLDSKEYLAPVITPFEAMIAFNRGSQWTGAYVMEFRDLINLPQMEVGNQEEEEARFSFLKGGYVEDFENQENVEEERETLALVNATEKALQLRNNSNVLMKGSARSGAEFLANRSYQGLNMSSENTSPEPYLIGRRGRASGYEDEKNKQ
- the LOC114388507 gene encoding 2-(3-amino-3-carboxypropyl)histidine synthase subunit 2 isoform X1, whose translation is MDFESNYDIAASANFIHTHNFIRVALQFPDNLLKHSTRVVTALRNTLQSTEVGLFVMADTAYGSCCIDEVGASHINADCVIHYGHTCFSPTTTLPAFCVFGKASICIADCVESMSKYALTNSKPIMVLFGLEYAHSMQRIKEALLESSMSCRFDPKSEVHFADVPSSIMFPSKDIKKINVLQEPVSDCNGASGTMYSIGGLTWKLPEGQSMDDYLVFWIGHDDSAFANVVLTFNACEIVRYDANENRMVTDLFQHRRILKRRYYLVERAKDANIVGILVGTLGVAGYLHIINQMMELITGAGKKAYTLVMGRPNPAKLANFPECDVFLYVSCAQTALLDSKEYLAPVITPFEAMIAFNRGSQWTGAYVMEFRDLINLPQMEVGNQEEEEARFSFLKGGYVEDFENQACISSENVEEERETLALVNATEKALQLRNNSNVLMKGSARSGAEFLANRSYQGLNMSSENTSPEPYLIGRRGRASGYEDEKNKQ